One Pseudomonas entomophila genomic window carries:
- a CDS encoding PLP-dependent aminotransferase family protein, with translation MRLELDRLHPSPLVQQLTGQLQAWIEQQRLRPGARLPSIRALARDHGVSASCVIEAYDRLVASGWLEARHGTGFFVAERKPGLQADVGVAWGEGIDGRWRQFREGHDELLKLGCGWLPVAWRAEAELAQAVRQVSRGAAEALFDYCPPLGLASLRLQLHKGLAKLDIAASPERILTTQGASHALDLLVRTLLAPGDTVLVERPGYYNLYNLLRLHQVKMLEVPRTATGPDLPALERLLAEHRPRCLFTNSLYQNPTGSSLTPKVAYRLLELAREHDVRIIEDDLYADFQNGAATRLATLDSDQRVIYVGSFSKTLSCSLRVGYVVAEEALVARLAELKMVSGIGTSRFAEQVVGQMLANGSYRKSVQRLRVRLGQHMAKALGQLEACGWEVFCEPFGGMFVWARSPGRDFAELEQLALEQGVLLTPGSAFDPQGGASDWLRINVAYGQDVRAQTFFQHAGRPSAI, from the coding sequence ATGCGCCTCGAACTCGACCGGCTTCACCCTTCGCCGTTGGTCCAGCAACTGACCGGGCAATTGCAGGCTTGGATTGAGCAGCAGCGCTTGCGTCCCGGCGCGCGTCTACCCTCGATCCGTGCTCTTGCGCGGGACCATGGGGTGAGCGCGTCCTGCGTGATCGAGGCCTACGATCGGCTGGTCGCCAGCGGTTGGCTGGAAGCGCGCCACGGAACGGGCTTTTTCGTGGCGGAGCGCAAGCCGGGATTGCAGGCTGATGTGGGGGTGGCCTGGGGCGAGGGCATCGACGGTCGTTGGCGGCAGTTTCGTGAAGGGCACGACGAGTTGCTCAAGCTGGGGTGTGGCTGGCTGCCGGTGGCCTGGCGCGCCGAGGCTGAGCTGGCCCAGGCGGTGCGCCAGGTAAGCCGTGGTGCGGCAGAGGCGTTGTTCGACTACTGCCCGCCGTTGGGGCTCGCCAGCCTGCGCCTGCAGTTGCACAAGGGCTTGGCGAAGCTCGACATTGCGGCTTCACCTGAGCGTATCCTGACCACCCAGGGGGCCAGCCATGCCCTCGACCTGTTGGTACGCACCCTGCTGGCACCCGGCGATACCGTGCTGGTGGAGCGTCCCGGCTATTACAACCTGTATAACCTGCTGCGTCTGCATCAGGTCAAAATGCTCGAAGTGCCGCGCACGGCCACCGGGCCGGACCTGCCGGCGCTCGAGCGCCTGCTGGCCGAACACCGGCCACGCTGCCTGTTCACCAACAGCCTGTACCAGAACCCCACAGGCTCCAGCCTGACACCCAAGGTGGCCTACCGCCTGCTGGAACTGGCGCGCGAGCATGATGTGCGGATCATCGAGGACGATCTCTACGCCGACTTCCAGAATGGCGCGGCGACGCGCCTGGCGACGCTCGACAGTGATCAGCGGGTTATCTATGTGGGCAGTTTTTCCAAGACCCTCAGCTGTTCATTGCGCGTCGGTTATGTGGTGGCCGAAGAGGCGCTGGTGGCTCGCCTGGCCGAGCTGAAGATGGTCAGCGGCATCGGCACCTCACGCTTCGCCGAGCAGGTGGTCGGGCAGATGCTTGCCAATGGCAGCTACCGCAAAAGCGTGCAGCGCCTGCGCGTGCGCCTCGGACAGCACATGGCGAAGGCGCTTGGGCAGTTGGAGGCCTGTGGTTGGGAGGTGTTCTGCGAACCGTTCGGCGGCATGTTCGTCTGGGCTCGCTCGCCTGGACGCGATTTCGCCGAGCTGGAGCAACTGGCGCTGGAGCAGGGCGTGCTGTTGACGCCGGGCAGTGCCTTCGACCCGCAAGGGGGGGCAAGCGACTGGCTGCGGATCAATGTCGCCTATGGGCAGGACGTCCGCGCCCAGACCTTCTTCCAGCACGCCGGGCGACCTTCAGCAATCTGA
- a CDS encoding methyl-accepting chemotaxis protein: MTATVHDVARNAEQAAQAAQAADDKVGSGQQVVRQSMQRIEQLAAAAETASNGIDSLSAEIHTIGGVLEVIKSVAEQTNLLALNAAIEAARAGEQGRGFAVVADEVRALARRTQQSTEEIERLVASLRGNAQQSVAQIRGSTELVRLAVADALQTESALGSIAAAVSLIQQMNQQIAAAAEQQSSVAEEISRSVTQIRGSADQAALAMEDNARSSVELARLGDDLKGMVGHFRV, translated from the coding sequence ATGACCGCCACGGTGCACGATGTGGCACGCAATGCCGAGCAGGCGGCGCAAGCCGCGCAGGCCGCCGACGACAAGGTTGGCTCGGGGCAGCAGGTGGTGCGCCAGAGCATGCAGCGCATCGAGCAGTTGGCGGCGGCGGCTGAAACGGCCAGCAATGGCATCGACAGCCTCAGTGCCGAGATCCACACCATCGGTGGTGTGCTGGAGGTGATCAAGAGTGTCGCCGAGCAGACCAACCTGCTGGCGCTCAATGCCGCCATCGAAGCAGCCAGGGCGGGAGAGCAGGGTCGTGGCTTTGCCGTGGTGGCCGACGAGGTGCGGGCCTTGGCCCGACGCACCCAGCAATCCACCGAGGAGATCGAGCGCCTGGTGGCCAGCCTGCGCGGCAACGCCCAGCAGTCGGTGGCGCAGATTCGCGGCAGCACCGAGCTGGTGCGCCTGGCGGTGGCCGATGCGCTGCAGACCGAGAGTGCCCTGGGCAGCATTGCCGCGGCGGTGTCGTTGATCCAGCAGATGAACCAGCAGATTGCCGCGGCGGCCGAGCAGCAAAGCTCGGTGGCCGAAGAGATCAGCCGCAGTGTCACTCAGATTCGCGGCAGTGCCGATCAGGCGGCCTTGGCCATGGAGGACAACGCCCGGTCAAGTGTTGAGCTTGCCCGGCTGGGGGATGACTTGAAGGGGATGGTGGGGCATTTTCGCGTGTGA
- a CDS encoding benzoate/H(+) symporter BenE family transporter: MTDATSARLRPLADSSPSAVVAGFIAMLTGYTSSLVLMFQAGQAAGLTSAQISSWIWALSIGMAACSIGLSLRYRTPITVAWSTPGAALLITSLGGVSYSEAIGAYITCAVLVLICGLTGSFERLVRRIPASLASALLAGILFKIGSEIFVAAQHRTLLVLGMFFSYLLVKRLSPRYCVLAALLVGTALSGALGLLDFSGFQLEIATPVWTTPSFSLAATISIGIPLFVVAMTSQNMPGIAVLRADGYQVPASPLISATGFASLLLAPFGSHGINLAAISAAICTGPHAHEDPAKRYTAAVWCGIFYGVAGTFGATLAALFGALPKELVLSIAALALFGSIMNGLSVAMGEAREREAALITFMVTASGFTLFSIGSAFWGIVAGVLTLLILSPRKG, from the coding sequence ATGACCGATGCCACCTCCGCGCGCCTGCGGCCGCTGGCGGACAGCTCCCCGTCGGCGGTGGTCGCCGGCTTCATCGCCATGCTCACCGGCTATACCAGCTCCCTGGTGCTGATGTTCCAGGCCGGCCAGGCGGCGGGGCTCACCAGTGCGCAGATCTCATCGTGGATCTGGGCACTGTCGATCGGCATGGCGGCGTGCAGCATCGGCCTGTCGCTGCGTTATCGCACCCCCATCACGGTGGCCTGGTCGACACCTGGCGCGGCGCTGCTGATCACCAGCCTGGGCGGTGTCAGCTACAGCGAGGCCATCGGCGCCTACATCACCTGCGCCGTGCTGGTGCTGATCTGTGGGCTGACCGGCAGCTTCGAGCGCCTGGTCAGGCGCATCCCCGCTTCGCTGGCCTCGGCATTGCTGGCCGGCATCCTGTTCAAGATCGGCAGCGAGATCTTCGTCGCCGCGCAGCACCGCACCCTGCTGGTGCTGGGCATGTTCTTCAGCTACCTGCTGGTCAAACGCCTGTCGCCACGCTATTGCGTGCTCGCCGCGCTGCTGGTCGGCACGGCGCTGTCCGGTGCCCTGGGGCTGCTGGACTTCAGCGGTTTCCAACTGGAAATCGCCACGCCGGTGTGGACCACCCCAAGCTTCTCGCTGGCGGCGACCATCAGCATCGGTATCCCGCTGTTCGTCGTGGCCATGACCTCGCAGAACATGCCAGGGATCGCCGTGCTGCGCGCCGACGGTTACCAGGTGCCCGCATCGCCCCTGATCTCGGCCACCGGATTCGCCTCGTTGCTGCTGGCACCGTTCGGCTCCCACGGCATCAATCTGGCGGCGATCAGCGCGGCGATCTGCACCGGCCCGCATGCCCATGAAGACCCGGCCAAGCGCTATACCGCGGCGGTCTGGTGCGGGATCTTCTATGGCGTGGCCGGCACCTTCGGCGCCACCCTGGCGGCGCTGTTCGGCGCGCTGCCCAAGGAGCTGGTGCTGTCGATCGCCGCGCTGGCTCTGTTCGGCTCGATCATGAACGGCCTGAGCGTGGCCATGGGCGAGGCCCGTGAACGCGAGGCGGCGCTGATCACGTTCATGGTGACGGCGTCGGGCTTCACCCTGTTCTCGATCGGGTCGGCGTTCTGGGGGATCGTCGCGGGGGTGTTGACCCTGCTGATCCTGAGCCCACGCAAAGGTTGA
- a CDS encoding glutathione S-transferase family protein gives MYKVYGDYQSGNCYKVKLMLSLLDRPYEWHSVDILKGETETPEFLAMNPNGKVPVLQLEDGTCLWESNAILNFLADGSEFLPSEPRLRTQVLQWQFFEQYSHEPYIAVARFIQFYLGLPDERIEEYRKLHKGGYKALKVMERQLQMTPYLVGDQYSIADVALYAYTHVAHQGGFDLADYPAVRAWLERVASHPRHVPLAD, from the coding sequence ATGTACAAGGTGTATGGGGATTACCAGTCGGGCAACTGCTACAAGGTCAAGCTGATGCTCAGCCTGCTTGACCGCCCGTATGAGTGGCATTCGGTGGATATTCTCAAGGGCGAAACCGAGACCCCCGAGTTCCTGGCCATGAACCCCAACGGCAAGGTGCCGGTGCTGCAACTGGAGGATGGCACCTGCTTGTGGGAGTCCAACGCGATTCTCAACTTCCTGGCCGACGGCAGCGAGTTCCTGCCCAGCGAACCGCGCCTGCGTACCCAAGTGCTGCAGTGGCAGTTCTTCGAGCAGTACAGCCATGAGCCGTATATTGCCGTGGCGCGTTTCATCCAGTTCTACCTGGGGCTGCCGGACGAACGCATCGAGGAGTATCGCAAGCTGCACAAGGGCGGGTACAAAGCGCTCAAGGTGATGGAGCGGCAGTTGCAGATGACCCCATACCTGGTCGGGGACCAGTATTCGATTGCCGATGTAGCGTTGTATGCCTACACCCATGTGGCACATCAAGGCGGGTTCGACCTGGCCGATTATCCGGCGGTGAGAGCCTGGCTGGAGCGGGTGGCCAGCCATCCGCGGCATGTGCCGCTGGCTGATTGA